One part of the Lotus japonicus ecotype B-129 chromosome 2, LjGifu_v1.2 genome encodes these proteins:
- the LOC130737335 gene encoding uncharacterized protein LOC130737335: protein MKVEAEAVVLPDSKKKMKLRRLPHVFSRVLQLPFPSNAHVSVEKHPHCFRFVAETCALHVEARTLHISPGLTKILIVTETDDAHFSFHDLDLDIWRFRLPESTVPELATAALINGELTVTVPKAEEHACGGGMMIDLLN from the coding sequence atgaaggtggaggCAGAGGCAGTTGTTCTGCCAGACtccaagaagaagatgaagctgagGCGTCTTCCTCACGTGTTCAGCAGGGTTCTCCAGCTCCCCTTCCCCTCCAATGCTCACGTCTCCGTCGAGAAACACCCCCACTGCTTCCGTTTCGTGGCGGAGACCTGTGCCCTTCACGTGGAGGCACGCACCCTCCACATTTCCCCTGGCCTCACCAAGATTCTCATTGTCACAGAAACTGATGATGCTCACTTTTCCTTCCATGACCTCGATCTTGATATCTGGAGGTTTCGCCTCCCCGAATCCACCGTGCCGGAGCTGGCAACCGCTGCCTTGATCAACGGCGAGCTCACCGTCACAGTGCCTAAGGCTGAAGAACATGCTTGTGGAGGAGGGATGATGATTGATTTActaaattga